A DNA window from Vigna angularis cultivar LongXiaoDou No.4 chromosome 1, ASM1680809v1, whole genome shotgun sequence contains the following coding sequences:
- the LOC108335776 gene encoding NADPH-dependent aldehyde reductase 1, chloroplastic, with translation MASNKDSKFPPQSQKTQPGKEHVMDPLPQTIHADYKPANKLKGKVALVTGGDSGIGRAVCLCFAKEGATVAFTYVKGHEDRDKDDTLKMLLEAKTGGADDPLAIAADIGFDENCKQVVELVVKEYGRIDVLVNNAAEQHLTDSVEEITQQQIERVFGTNIFSHFFLVKHALKHMKEGSSIINSTSVNAYNGNPEALDYTATKGAIVAFTRGLSQQVASRGIRVNAVAPGPVWTPIQPASKSGEMIEKLGCEVPMKRAAQPSEIAPCYLFLATAQDSSYFTGQVLHPNGGEIVNA, from the exons ATGGCCAGCAATAAGGATTCCAAGTTCCCACCTCAAAGCCAGAAAACGCAGCCGGGAAAAGAACATGTAATGGATCCACTCCCACAAACCATACATGCAGACTACAAACCCGCCAATAAACTTAAG GGAAAGGTGGCGCTGGTGACAGGAGGTGACTCGGGAATTGGAAGAGCGGTTTGTCTGTGTTTCGCGAAAGAGGGTGCAACTGTGGCTTTCACATACGTAAAGGGGCATGAGGACAGGGATAAAGATGACACTCTGAAGATGCTGCTAGAAGCTAAAACAGGTGGTGCAGATGATCCGTTGGCAATAGCGGCGGATATTGGCTTTGATGAGAACTGCAAGCAGGTGGTTGAGCTTGTTGTGAAAGAATATGGACGCATCGATGTTCTGGTGAACAATGCAGCCGAACAGCATTTAACAGACTCCGTAGAGGAAATCACTCAACAGCAGATTGAAAGAGTCTTCGGGACCAATATCTTTTCACACTTCTTTTTGGTCAA GCATGCTCTGAAGCACATGAAAGAAGGGAGTTCCATCATCAACTCTACTTCAGTTAACGCCTACAATGGGAATCCAGAAGCGTTGGACTACACTGCTACTAAGGGAGCCATTGTTGCCTTCACGAGAGGTCTTTCTCAGCAGGTGGCGAGCAGGGGAATCAGGGTGAATGCTGTTGCACCTGGACCGGTTTGGACGCCAATACAGCCTGCTTCAAAGTCTGGTGAAATGATTGAGAAGTTGGGGTGTGAGGTGCCAATGAAGCGTGCGGCTCAGCCTAGTGAGATTGCACCATGTTATTTGTTCTTGGCAACTGCTCAGGACTCTTCCTATTTTACTGGTCAAGTCCTCCATCCAAATG GTGGAGAGATCGTCAATGCTTAA